A single region of the Nicotiana sylvestris chromosome 6, ASM39365v2, whole genome shotgun sequence genome encodes:
- the LOC138870461 gene encoding uncharacterized protein, translating into MGLDVMNQSIAKNVADGSFMDKTFARITKILDKMAKHNQAWHLEDTTGGIAYGSPSLTNMIKENQKRDQVIVGLATNVNMSTKMCTESQTKKVNVVEDVQPSSSKDYEETNYVNKSQGGYQRQQYQGQGQQNQWRPNSQGQGKQQWRNDQDMQMRDLSKEQNPKQKETLPSDTIANPKGSGSGPTSYCMAITTWSGKVLQGENEQVVEVEESEQEVEAQVEEPIVDKAKRVTKEKVDDSKLEKYYNILKQLSVNIPFDEAFQEMSGFAKYLKDLITKKRTTNNELVNVTHRVNSIIATTTVQNKEDSGDFTIPCTIGARDFVRALCDNGTSINLMPLYIYKQSG; encoded by the exons ATGGGTTTAGATGTTATGAACCAATCTATAGCCAAGAATGTAGCTGATGGATCTTTTATGGATAAGACATTCGCAAGGATCACAAAAATCCTTGACAAAATGGCAAAACATAATCAAGCTTGGCACTTAGAGGACACCACAGGTGGAATTGCATATGGTTCTCCCTCCTTGACCAACATGATTAAGGAGAATCAAAAAAGAGATCAAGTAATTGTAGGGCTTGCCACCAATGTCAATATGTCGACAAAAATGTGCACTGAAAGCCAAACGAAGAAGGTAAATGTGGTGGAAGATGTTCAACCATCATCAAGTAAAGATTATGAGGAAACCAACTATGTCAATAAATCTCAAGGAGGCtatcaaaggcaacaataccaaggtcaaggacaacaaaatcaatggaggccTAACTCGCAAGGGCAGGGCAAACAACAGTGGCGAAATGACCAAG ATATGCAAATGAGAGATCTTTCTAAGGAACAAAATCCGAAGCAAAAAGAGACACTTCCAAGtgacacaattgcgaacccaaagGGTAGTGGGAGTGGTCCAACTTCTTATTGCATGGCAATTACTACTTGGAGTGGGAAGGTACTTCAAGGAGAGAATGAACAAGTGGTTGAAGTGGAAGAGTCCGAACAAGAGGTTGAGGCACAAGTTGAAGAGCCAATTGTTGATAAAGCTAAAAGGGTTACAAAAGA GaaggttgatgatagcaaactcgaAAAGTACTATAACATTCTCAAGCAGTTATCGGTGAATATTCCATTTGAtgaagcatttcaagagatgtcgggttttgctaaGTATTTGAAAGACTTGATTACTAAGAAGAGAACCACCAATAATGAATTGGTGAATGTGACTCACCGGGTTAATTCTATCATTGCAACAACCACTGTTCAAAATAAAGAAGATTCGGGAGATTTCACCATTCCATGTACTATTGGGGCACGTGATTTTGTAAGAGCTCTTTGTGATAATGGGACTAGCATTAACTTAATGCCTCTTTATATTTACAAGCAATCGGGTTAG